GCACTGTACATTACAAGAGTGATCCCTTGGCACTATCCATCACAATGTGATATCTTGGGACTAACCATTACACTAGTGATATCATGGCACTGTCCATTACAACTATGTTATATTGGCACCGTCCCTTACAAATGTTCAGGACTCTTCAAGTAATCAAAACATTGCTACAAGAAACCATACCACCGTCCCACAACACTTGAGGATGGTTGTGCCTAGTACGTCTTGATGCTAACAACATCGCTGTCCATCCTCGCCTCTCCTTCATATACGCCACAGTACAACACATCgcaaagaaaaggaggagggctTTCTTGTCGTGTCATACGTACGCATCATTGTTCAGTGTACTTTCTCGTGTCATTCCTTGCACTGTCAGTGTAAGATGAACGTACTTACACTGTTCTCCACTGAAATTTCTCGTCTCACGCCTTACACTGACAACGCAACAGGCGAAGGAACTCTGTTATCCATAAATGCTTATCGTgtcatttttctcttttagtgACCGACTTAGTTTGGGCAAAAGTATGCCCCACTCGAAGCCAGGTCGgttgaaaaaaggaaataatgagTTTGTGGGGGAAAATAAGTGGGGATTAATTTGATGTCCTCGGGTGCTCGTACGACCGACGCTTCAAAAGTGGAAACGTGAAGGACAAAAAAAGAGATTACGAGGAATGAtggaagggaattccacagcttcccTGTATCCAGTAGGAAAAATAATCATAACGGCCAATCTACCCGCAGTTGCTctctacacagaaactatgggaaagcAGGAGCCGGTCGCATGCCGAAAGCCCGGGTCTTACAGCCTGGAGACAAACGGTGACAAGTGACATGATCAGTGGCAAAAATAAATGCCTGTGTAACTGAGAGATGGAAGTAACACCGCGGCGGATAGAAGGGAGTGGAGACAGAGAGGTGATGACAGGAGAGTGAATAATGAGCTGGGAAGCTTTTCGATTCCTCTCTGGCTAAAAGATGATGGTGGGAGAAGAGTCACCCCGGAGATCCCAGCAGAACTCCCATactggagagaaaaagagaccTCTGTAGTCAAGGAGACACACCCAGGTACCGGAAAGATGGTGTGGTGTTCATTACGTAGGTTTCCAAGAAGTAGGGGATATGTTTGTGCCCAGCATGTTTGCTGTAAATGCAAGGTGGACCTGTACTGCTCTGAGCAAGTGAGAGATTTGGGTACAAATTTCGTCTCAACACCGCTTCCTCACTCGCTAATGCCAAGGAAACACATGACAGCGGCGGAGGAGGAAAGACTATTCGCAGGAGTTGTTTCTCGTTGTCATTTTACAGTGTCAATGACACGTGACGCCATCGGAGGCCGAGGGAGGGAGCCTGCCTCCCGCGAGAGTCGTGAAGGGAACCTGAGCGAGTGAGTGCTCTTATTCGCCACAAACACGACCCTGCCGACCGCCTCAAGATGTTGACTTCATCTCCTGAGTAAAGGGACCCAACCCCGTTCATGTGGCGACCTCATCTGAGGACACGCAGTGAACCCCCGTTAACGTGGCGACCTCATCTAGGTACAAGAACTTAACCCTGTTAATTTCAATGCAGTAACTCAACTCCCAGAATACCTGTGAGTGCAGTGACTAAACCTTATAGTCTCTTGACAAGGGATACACTATTGTAACCCTGTGAAGGCAGTGACTTTAACCGTACCAGTGCAGTGGCTTTCTCCCCCAAATCCAGTGACTTCAGCGCCTCAGCTCACTGATCTACCTCCCCGATTTCAGTGCtttaaccaaccccccccccccccggtgaaaGCAGTGTCTCTTCACTGAACATATCCTTCTATGCTCACAACTCTGTTCTTCACTGTTTTTTCAAATACATCTCAACATCACTTAAAAAAATCCCTTAGCGCTATCCTAATCATGTCTAGCGATTAGAAACGGCCCCTGTTATATAACGGTAAACACTTCTTTGTACTTTGCTGGTCAAGTTCATAGGTAACAAACGCCCCTGTTATATAACAGTAACTTTAATTTTTGCACTCTCCTAGGCACGTCTACCGGTAACAGCCACCCCTGTTATATAACGGTGAGTTCTGTACTCTCTAAACCACGTCTTTAActaacccacacccccaacaccccatgTTACACAACAGGTAAATCTTCTCTGTTATTAATTAAAGACAAACAatgttttccttctcttccagcGAACGACCTCCTCTCCGTAGCCTTACAAGGACCCATGGGCTTCAATGTCTCCCAAATGTGTCCCTCACTCTTCACTCCTCTTCTCCTTTGTCCAAGACTGACGATtccagggggttggggggtcggggggggggggtatgttccATTTAACATCCTGGGgttacaaaaaaaagggggaacgggaatagggtgagagagagagagagagagagagagagagagagagagagagagagagagagagagagagagagagagagagagagagacgctgtggCCGGAGGATGTTAGCGCGGTGGCATCAGGAGGTGGCTGGTGGGGGGAgacagaaagagggaggagggaagggagtaaATAGAGgagtagaggggggggggttgaggatgctggagggaggggaaggggggaggagcgagaagaggaagggggagggggcttaggggggaagggaagacacCTGAGCAGCTCACCTTTACGGGCCAAGCCAAGTGacgtaacggtgtgtgtgtgtgtgtgtgtgtgtgtgtgtgtgtgtgtgtgtgtaattacctattttcacTACAAGGaagaaagagttctacactcgtgggggcctcatctcttgtgctCTACGGGGGAGGCCTTTGATGAATGTGCCCACCACAGAAGAGATAAAAGTAATGTGTCATTTGATCATAACCTTTTGATAAGTTTTTAAGCCTGAGTGATGAAGTCAGTAgtggacagttcttcgaaagatacaagGACAAAGCAACCACAAaatgaaactgagcaagaaaactggtgagaaaagatgtaaagaaatacttttgtagCACAAGATGagcagatgaatggaataacatttatataaaaaaaaaagagaacgatATGAAATTGCGAATGCGGACAGCATACGGAAATTGAAAACGTTGCATGACAGTTGGGAAAGTTcaagatggggccctacgagtgtggaACCCATTCCATCAATTTGTCCGCCGTCAGCCGGTACTGTCAGCTCGGTCGCGTTCCCACAGTCAATCAATTTGTCAGCCGTCGGATGGTACTGTCAGCTCGGTCGCGTTCCTCCGAAGCCAATCACACGAAAACGGAGACATTGTACGAAGCTCCTTCACCGCTTCTATTGAGTTTCATTCCGAAGCAGCTTCAGCGCTTCGTACTACTGCAGTTCGAAACAGCCTGAGTTTCGCACAACTGCACGACGAAACAGCCTGATAAGTTTCCCCGAGTTGCACAAGGAAGCCGTTTCTCCGCCTCCCTTTGCTGCATAACGAACTCGCTTCCCAGTTTCACTCACACAAAAGCCGCTTCACCAACGGGTTCAGTTTCACAATGCCACAACGGAAAACACTAAAAGGGACTTTTCAACTCCCGCTATTAGACAACAGGACACTCATTCGCCGGTGTGACATGATATTAAAGTTCAGGACACATTTGCAGAGTGTAGGGAGGGAGCCCTTCTCTCGTGGGGCTTCGCTTTGGTGTCATCTACAGAAAACTACCACGTAAACCCATAAAAAGTAACTTCCCACAGAGAGAATCTGAAAAAGAATAACTATACATCATTTATAAAAATGATCTCCATTAAGTAATTCCATAAGGAAATATCTATAAAACAAAACACCAAGTGGATGACGTAGCAAGATAGACATTACCAGAGACAcaacatcacaactacaacactaCCAGCTGTGGATATACGATGAGCAACTGAGGATTATCTGTACCCTcatttcccttcccctctccttcaaTTACATCGGCTGTTTTCTACTCTCGATCACCTCTCGATGGTTTACAGTTGAACAGCTGATATCAGATGTCTTGATGGAGACCGGTGCTGCGGGAGCCGCCACCAAACTCGTAAAATATTCACTAACACACAACCTACGGTCACTGCGCATGACGTTTCACCTACAGCCCCTCTGTGGATGACAGTCACCAACATACTGCATGACACCCACCAACATACAACTCCTGTGCATGACACTCGCCAACATACAGCCCCTCTGTGCGACACTCAAAAACAAACAGCCTTTGTGCATGACATATGTTTGTCTTAGGTGGGTCTAACTTGGGACCTATTCGAAAACAACCAAGACAAAGTCTCGCCCTGTCCCTCATTTCTTGAAACTTGGAGTCCATTTCCATCTGATGCTGGGCTAGAATTTCAGGAGTTCACGTAGAGCTGTTTTACTTCATAGGAATTTAATTTGCAACGGCAGAAACAGGAGAAAAATATGCTGCAGACCTGATCCTCTGTACCTCGTGAGAGTACAGTATATACAGTAAAGAAGTACAGCTTCAaaaagcatcacacacacacacacgggggaggagagagagagagagagagagagagagagagagagagagagagagagagagagagagagagagagagagcaggggaggggaggaatcgACCGCAAATATTTGTTTTATGTACACAAGGGAGTATGTGGTGAATCcgcggaggagggagtgtggcggtGGCCTTCTGCCATGACCTTTGGAacggtcctacacacacacacacacaccctctcctcgcATGTTTTTAAGTCTCGAAGAAATCATTTTCTATAACTTCCTGTCTTGTTTCTATCTTGCTGTCACGTAGCGACGGAGTCTGTCTTGCCGTTCCGTAGTCTCTTACCATCCCACAGACAACTCATCCCTCCACCTTGCTCTGTTCCACAATGTTCCATCTAACAGACGGTTTTCTACCTCCTCAATGTGTCTCTTCCACATTCCGTTCCACGGCTTGTTTCCGCTTTCCCCTCCCGTTCTGTCTCACAGTTCCTGAATTAACCACAGCTCCGTCCCACAGATGGCGACGGAGATGAAGGACCTGTCGGAGGCGGCGGCGAAGGCGCGGGACGATGTGGAGGTGGAGGCGGGTCAGTCGTCTTCCGGGGAAGAGGAAGGGCAGGGGGTGGCGAAgaaggagacggtggtggtgcgCCTGGGGGAGGGCAAGCTGACGGGGCCCATGCGCTTCATCACCTGCTACGCCACCGTCTTCACCTTCGTCGTTATGACGGGGGGCATCGTCTGGCTCCTGCTGATCTCCCCGCCCTTCAACGTGGCCCCGGAGACTCTGCCGGGGCGGAGCGGCGCCGGTCTGCCCCAGCCCACCTCCGTCTTACAGACCACTGTCTTCCCCACGGAGACGGAGACCCCAGAGTTCAGCTCCGACTTCAACCAGGCCTGAGGCCCTCCCGCCAAGCCCAGAAACCTGTGAATCGCCCATGGCGGCCAGTCTCTCGGCACGACTCGACAGGATTTTAATAAACCTAAGTTGTTGCCTTAAGCGATGTGCTGACATCCTGAATGATGTCTATGGTGCCCACCACACCAACGACGGTGGCACCTTCGTTATAAACCCAGCGCATATCGAAAGCACATGAGTCACGGACAACCAAATCCTGTATGTGAAAGTGGTAAGaggaagtgagaggggagagtttgTCCTCCCAGCTACATATAGTCTCTAGTTCATCGTCAGCAGTACTTGTGATTGCTCTCAGCACATATTCTATAGTGTCTCAAACGTGtcccaaaccacatacacacacacctggcctcatCTGTACCCTGTGtgtcgcacacacatacacacacaaacaacacccccacccccgcaacacacacacaagaacccgcGACCAAAGTGATACGCCCTACCTACACATTCACCTCCCCGTGTGGCTAAGGTGACACACCCCCACCTCTACACTTTGGCGCCTATCTCCCACCCACGCACCTTCCCCCACCCGCAGTAAGTGATGTATCTCAACTTCACACCCACACCTAAATGTCACCAGTGTGACGCATTTCTCCCACGCAAACGGCTTTACCTGTAGCCTGTGCCGTATTTATCCCCCGCATGTATGTGTGTTAGTTAAAGTGCCGTATAACTCCCACATCCCTAACTCTACCCATGACCATAACTAGACGTATGCCTGCCATGATCGCAATCATGCTGTTGACTAACTGTACCGCCTTGCGAAGTCGGATGGTGCCGGCGGGGTGCATGGCAGTAACTACACCAAGTAAGACGGCGCTGCGcctcccttgagagagagaggagggacttGGTGGATGGGTCTGGCCGAAGCTTCGAGGAGCCTCGTCTGATCCTCCCCTaccaagagagagggagggagggagcaaccatctactcatatacaacACCTGCCATGATCTACGGCGTCACACCTGCAACGACGTTACTACACCagagagcaaaagaaaaaaatatcagtgtGTGGCACAGAAGGTGAGCTGTGGGAGAGGCATTAGTGACTGTAGAGAGTGACAGTACAATCAAGTAACGCTGGGACGTAACGGGAAAATTTTTCGACACACGATAATTGAGGTGTAACGGGAAACCTACTGAAGAGATATCGCCAACCTGCATTGCCTCCTAATTCTACCGCAATTTCCAACGTGGACTGTGAGCAGTTATAAGTATAAAGTGTGTGACATCCAGAGAATAAGGTTTACACTTTATATAACACTTTAAATATTGTGGACGATAAATCtggtgtacatgtatacacataatctGGAAGCTAGGAAGGTATCCTGGTCTACAAATGGCCAGGGGATTTTGAGTGTCACTGAAGGGCCTCACCCACGTTAAGTCCAACGTGAGGTCGCGCAGGCTGGGCTGGGTTGACTATGCTCCCTCAAGAGATAAAGGTCAAGAATCGTCACATGAATTAATGTTAACCTGATATCGACCCACTAACCTTTTCTTGGCTGCCCTGTGTGGCGCAATGAAGAACGGGCCCAAATGACAACGAGGAATTAGCTATGTGGGACACCGAAGAACAGTGAGCGGTGACTTTCCTCGCAATGGAAGGGTGACTTTCCCAGCAGTGTGTACTTTCCTTCGCTGCATGATGTGAGGGAGGAGCGCCTGCCCAAGTCTCACACGGTAAGCGCAGTTACTGACGTTGATTAGGTTACTTATTTGCCCCTCGCTTGTGCTCAAGCAAAATCCTCCCGCCTCTCCATATGTCTTGTGACTAATGACCCCGTGTAACATCCACCGTTTCTAAATCAAAATAGCATATGCAAGTAGTGACATAGAGGATATTTTATATACATTAGGatattcagcaaaaaaaaaaaaaaccacaaaaacCAAATCACGACAATGACCAAAACTTAAGGAAGCATCTCCACTACACGACACGTACCTACAACGTTTGCCACCACTGCGCAAAAGCAATGAACTACGACAATCCAGGTGAACTAGTTGCCAGTGGCAGCGTTCGCAGATGGTATACACATTTACGTCGTCTCTTTAGCCTCCACAACCACATTCCTTTAGGAAATTTACCAACCTGCAAGGGAGGTGCTTCGTGCGTCTTGCCTCCCATTGGTTGCTGGTCGGGTGGTGATCTGCAGTGACAAGAAT
This Panulirus ornatus isolate Po-2019 chromosome 29, ASM3632096v1, whole genome shotgun sequence DNA region includes the following protein-coding sequences:
- the LOC139758005 gene encoding uncharacterized protein; translation: MATEMKDLSEAAAKARDDVEVEAGQSSSGEEEGQGVAKKETVVVRLGEGKLTGPMRFITCYATVFTFVVMTGGIVWLLLISPPFNVAPETLPGRSGAGLPQPTSVLQTTVFPTETETPEFSSDFNQA